From the genome of Arthrobacter alpinus, one region includes:
- a CDS encoding NAD-dependent epimerase/dehydratase family protein, which produces MKIAVTGGSGKLGRHVVRRLTDDGHQVLNLDRAGERGPGLVVVDLRNYGQVLDVFLGLDDRHSGFDAVVHLGAIPAPGLLPDAATFENNMLSTYNVFQAARRAGIKRLVYASSETVLGLPFDVDPPYIPVDEDYPARPESTYSLVKVLEEQMATEMTRWDPQLSIVGLRFSNVMNVADYAAFPSFDADAMARKWNLWGYIDGRDGAQAVARALENGQPGFQAFIIANADTVMSRSSAELAAEVFPSVPVRKDLGEHETLLSIDKAQRLLGFVPEHSWRNHQATVPDQN; this is translated from the coding sequence ATGAAAATTGCAGTGACAGGCGGCAGCGGAAAACTAGGACGCCATGTGGTGCGCAGGCTCACCGACGACGGCCACCAGGTACTGAATCTGGACCGGGCCGGGGAGCGCGGACCGGGGCTAGTGGTGGTGGACCTGCGCAATTACGGGCAGGTCCTGGACGTTTTCTTGGGCTTGGATGACAGGCACAGCGGATTCGACGCCGTGGTGCACCTGGGCGCCATTCCGGCGCCCGGGCTCCTGCCGGACGCCGCCACCTTCGAAAACAACATGCTCTCCACCTACAACGTCTTCCAGGCGGCCCGGCGGGCGGGTATTAAAAGGCTCGTTTACGCCTCCAGCGAGACGGTCCTGGGACTGCCGTTCGACGTCGACCCTCCCTACATTCCCGTCGATGAGGACTATCCCGCCCGGCCGGAAAGTACCTATTCGCTGGTCAAGGTCCTGGAGGAGCAGATGGCCACGGAGATGACCCGCTGGGATCCGCAGCTGAGTATCGTGGGCTTGCGGTTCTCTAACGTCATGAATGTGGCGGACTACGCTGCCTTCCCCTCCTTTGACGCCGACGCCATGGCCCGCAAGTGGAACCTGTGGGGCTACATCGACGGCCGGGACGGGGCGCAGGCCGTGGCGCGGGCCCTTGAAAACGGCCAGCCAGGCTTCCAAGCGTTCATCATCGCCAACGCGGACACCGTGATGAGCCGTTCCAGCGCGGAGCTGGCCGCCGAGGTGTTCCCGTCTGTGCCGGTGCGCAAGGACCTCGGTGAACACGAGACCCTGCTGTCCATCGACAAGGCGCAACGGCTGCTGGGCTTTGTTCCCGAACACTCCTGGCGCAACCACCAAGCAACCGTCCCGGACCAGAACTGA
- a CDS encoding ABC transporter substrate-binding protein translates to MTLARPLATRLLPAATALAAALVLAGCSPAAMTPDASGESGSPVTGGTLVYASGDAEPACLDPHVGGNFPQALIASQYLESLYTKDADGALIPWLAEDSTVSDDGLTRIVKIRTGISFTDGTALNADAVKANFEHLLNPATTSSTGYLALGKIASMQAVDASTLELKLKSPDNSLLESFSMPWVAIESPTALKRSQADNCAAPVGTGPFKVESWKKQDSVKLVRNAGYVLPDPKAGHAGGAYLDAITWRFIPEAATRYAALQAGEVQIIDNAQPDAIAAAEKNTSIKHLDAPRPGASNRVELNSSKPPFNDVLVREAFIHAVNVNASIDSLFFGTAVRSYSPLSSVEPLALSEESLFGYDRAKAAKLLDEAGWSQRDSEGYRVKDGTRLSLSFPVSTSQSIPAEQSLFEQMQATAKESGLEIKIKLLDLSSWYGELFTNNYNLVSAPYTKVGPSVLSVLFHSDSTIPAPSGYFANLSQVKDPSLDALLAAAGTTKDLAERKDLYTQAQKKVLEGYYLLPLYNQQNHFLYSAKLKNVGATTAVATPTFFDTWLSN, encoded by the coding sequence ATGACTCTCGCACGCCCCTTGGCCACCAGATTACTTCCCGCCGCGACGGCACTGGCCGCAGCATTGGTTCTGGCAGGCTGCTCGCCGGCCGCCATGACCCCCGATGCCAGCGGCGAATCCGGTTCTCCTGTCACGGGCGGGACCTTGGTGTACGCCTCCGGCGATGCCGAACCTGCCTGCCTGGATCCGCACGTTGGCGGCAACTTCCCGCAGGCGCTCATTGCCTCGCAATACCTTGAGAGCCTTTACACCAAGGACGCCGACGGCGCGTTGATCCCCTGGCTCGCCGAAGACTCCACCGTCTCCGACGACGGGCTGACGCGCATTGTGAAGATCCGTACCGGGATCAGCTTCACCGACGGCACTGCCTTGAATGCTGATGCGGTCAAGGCAAACTTTGAGCACCTGTTGAATCCCGCCACCACCTCATCCACCGGCTACCTGGCCCTAGGCAAGATCGCTTCCATGCAGGCCGTCGATGCCAGCACCCTCGAGCTCAAGCTCAAGTCCCCGGACAATTCACTGCTCGAGTCCTTCTCCATGCCCTGGGTGGCCATTGAATCCCCCACTGCCCTCAAGCGTAGCCAGGCCGACAACTGTGCCGCCCCCGTGGGTACCGGTCCGTTCAAGGTCGAGTCCTGGAAGAAGCAGGACTCCGTAAAACTGGTGCGCAACGCCGGCTATGTGCTCCCGGACCCCAAGGCCGGGCATGCCGGGGGAGCTTACCTGGATGCCATCACCTGGCGCTTCATCCCGGAGGCAGCCACCCGCTATGCGGCTCTACAGGCCGGCGAGGTGCAGATCATAGACAACGCCCAGCCCGACGCCATTGCCGCCGCCGAGAAGAACACATCCATCAAGCACCTGGATGCGCCGCGCCCCGGGGCATCCAACCGGGTTGAGCTGAACTCCTCGAAACCGCCGTTCAACGACGTCTTGGTCCGTGAAGCGTTCATCCATGCGGTAAACGTCAACGCCAGCATCGATTCGCTGTTCTTCGGCACTGCCGTGCGTTCCTACTCCCCCCTGTCCAGCGTGGAGCCCCTGGCCCTCTCCGAGGAATCGCTCTTCGGCTATGACCGGGCCAAGGCAGCCAAACTGCTGGACGAGGCAGGGTGGAGCCAGCGCGATTCCGAGGGTTACCGTGTCAAGGACGGCACCAGGCTCTCCCTCTCCTTCCCGGTGAGCACCAGCCAGTCCATCCCTGCCGAGCAGTCACTCTTTGAGCAGATGCAGGCCACCGCCAAGGAATCGGGCCTTGAGATCAAGATCAAGCTGCTGGATCTTTCCAGCTGGTACGGCGAGTTGTTCACGAACAATTACAACCTGGTCTCGGCCCCGTATACCAAGGTTGGGCCGAGTGTCCTGTCCGTCCTTTTCCACTCCGATTCCACCATTCCCGCGCCGTCGGGCTACTTCGCCAACCTGTCCCAGGTGAAGGACCCAAGCCTTGATGCATTGCTGGCCGCGGCCGGGACCACCAAGGACCTGGCAGAGCGCAAGGACCTCTACACCCAGGCGCAGAAGAAGGTTCTCGAGGGCTACTACCTGCTGCCGCTGTACAACCAGCAGAACCACTTCCTGTACTCGGCGAAGCTGAAGAACGTCGGCGCCACCACCGCAGTGGCAACCCCCACCTTCTTTGACACCTGGCTGAGCAACTAG
- a CDS encoding universal stress protein, giving the protein MQHSQDIVVGYDGSPEASQAVQWAARQAALRECRLHLVHCHLRPLPPEGTQAASIPAGIGQGPSPEIILNEGLALATDTAPGLDVQGSLIYGWPAVHLAKISEGQQMLVLGSRGIGGLIGLLVGSVSLEMAATAPCPVAVIRTMESQPGGAIVVAVDASGSMSALTDACQMAVLTGAPLRVIHVQPQPRGWPARRAPVDGESAEILAAAVARARELTGGTSVEGVLLRNQSTARAILDASRGASLIVMGTKGRGLIKGTIGSTTHTVLHRATEPVLVSRRQ; this is encoded by the coding sequence GTGCAGCACTCTCAAGACATCGTGGTTGGTTACGACGGCTCCCCCGAGGCTTCGCAGGCCGTTCAGTGGGCGGCGCGGCAAGCCGCCCTGCGAGAGTGTCGGCTGCACCTAGTGCACTGCCACTTGCGGCCGCTGCCCCCCGAAGGCACCCAAGCTGCCAGCATCCCGGCGGGAATCGGGCAGGGGCCCTCCCCCGAAATCATCCTCAACGAGGGCCTGGCCTTGGCGACGGACACCGCACCAGGGCTGGATGTCCAGGGCAGCCTGATCTACGGATGGCCCGCCGTTCACCTGGCCAAAATTTCTGAAGGCCAGCAGATGCTGGTGCTTGGCAGCCGCGGGATCGGAGGGCTCATCGGCCTGCTCGTCGGGTCGGTGAGCCTGGAAATGGCGGCCACTGCCCCATGTCCCGTGGCGGTCATCAGGACCATGGAATCACAACCCGGCGGAGCCATCGTGGTAGCCGTTGACGCATCCGGTTCCATGAGCGCCCTGACGGATGCCTGCCAGATGGCAGTTCTGACGGGCGCCCCGTTAAGGGTCATACATGTCCAGCCCCAACCCCGCGGCTGGCCGGCGCGCCGGGCACCAGTCGATGGGGAGTCGGCGGAGATCTTGGCCGCCGCCGTGGCCAGGGCCCGTGAACTGACCGGCGGCACCAGCGTCGAGGGGGTACTGCTCAGAAACCAGTCCACCGCCCGAGCAATTCTGGACGCTTCCCGGGGCGCCAGCCTGATAGTCATGGGAACCAAGGGCCGCGGCCTCATCAAGGGCACCATCGGTTCCACCACCCACACCGTCCTTCACCGCGCCACCGAACCGGTCCTCGTCTCACGACGTCAGTGA